In a genomic window of Alphaproteobacteria bacterium:
- a CDS encoding porin: MKKLLLTSVAVSGLALAATPARAEVELELGGYFKGYMAWVDQDELPGSELNDIDMVRDTEVHFGGETTLDNGLTVGAHIEADADGGDGFGVDESYLYFSGDWGRVNVGAEDGAAYLLQVAAPSADSNYDGLRQFVSPFNSTVAGVDLNTDYAVDPSGKADKLTYLSPVFNGFQAGVTFSPDTDSAGSFGIGTDDVAGEIGRTYEIAARYEGEFNNIGLILGGGYSYGDLEDESTPSDDDREVWNAGLDIDVGPVGVGAAYVSDNNATDDNDTDTIVVGVDYTTGPFKIGASYLNEDREDDQELDRYSGGVNYEYGPGMSFRGTLTFVDAEEDGTAGDDADGVALLVGTQVEF; this comes from the coding sequence ATGAAAAAACTTCTTTTGACCAGCGTCGCGGTCAGTGGTTTGGCTCTCGCAGCCACCCCTGCACGCGCAGAGGTCGAACTCGAGCTCGGTGGTTACTTCAAGGGCTACATGGCTTGGGTTGACCAAGACGAGCTTCCTGGTAGCGAACTCAATGACATCGACATGGTTCGCGACACCGAAGTCCACTTCGGCGGCGAAACCACCCTCGACAACGGCCTGACGGTCGGCGCACACATCGAAGCAGATGCCGATGGCGGCGATGGCTTCGGCGTTGACGAATCCTACCTCTACTTCTCCGGCGACTGGGGCCGCGTAAACGTTGGTGCCGAAGACGGCGCAGCATACCTCCTGCAGGTAGCCGCTCCCTCTGCCGACAGCAACTACGACGGTCTCCGTCAGTTCGTATCTCCGTTCAACTCCACCGTTGCTGGTGTTGATCTGAACACGGACTACGCTGTTGACCCTTCCGGCAAAGCCGACAAGCTGACCTACCTGTCGCCTGTTTTCAACGGCTTCCAGGCGGGCGTCACCTTTTCGCCTGATACCGACTCTGCTGGTAGCTTCGGCATCGGCACCGATGACGTTGCTGGCGAAATCGGCCGCACCTATGAAATCGCCGCTCGTTACGAAGGCGAATTCAACAACATCGGTCTGATCCTCGGCGGCGGTTACTCTTACGGCGATCTGGAAGATGAATCCACTCCTTCTGATGACGACCGCGAAGTCTGGAACGCTGGCCTCGATATCGATGTTGGTCCTGTTGGCGTGGGCGCAGCCTATGTCAGCGACAACAACGCGACCGATGACAATGACACCGACACGATCGTGGTTGGCGTGGACTACACGACCGGCCCCTTCAAGATCGGCGCTTCTTACCTGAACGAAGATCGTGAAGACGATCAGGAACTCGACCGTTACTCCGGCGGCGTTAACTACGAATACGGCCCTGGAATGAGCTTCCGCGGTACGCTCACCTTCGTTGATGCTGAAGAAGACGGAACCGCTGGCGACGACGCCGATGGCGTTGCTCTGCTCGTCGGTACCCAGGTTGAATTCTAA
- a CDS encoding YggS family pyridoxal phosphate-dependent enzyme, whose product MSVSENLKTIRDNIEKTARKWGRIGNDINLVAVSKTQPPEKIREALDSGHRLFGENRVQEAIAHWREIKPLYPDLKLHLIGPLQTNKVKEAVSLFDMIETLDREKLAHALAAEMQKQGRNIPCLIQVNTGAEDQKVGIAPENLSQFLKFCREDCRLDIRGLMCIPPVDEPAALHFALLKKLAEENGVKDLSMGMSADYEKAIPLGATYIRIGTALFGPRL is encoded by the coding sequence ATGTCCGTCAGCGAAAATCTCAAAACAATCAGAGACAATATCGAAAAAACTGCCCGCAAATGGGGCCGCATCGGTAACGACATCAACCTCGTCGCCGTCAGCAAAACGCAGCCGCCCGAAAAAATCCGCGAAGCGCTGGACTCCGGCCACCGTCTCTTCGGCGAAAACCGCGTACAGGAAGCCATCGCCCATTGGAGGGAAATAAAACCCCTTTACCCTGATCTGAAGCTTCATCTGATCGGCCCCCTCCAAACCAACAAGGTAAAGGAGGCTGTGTCCCTTTTTGATATGATCGAAACGCTGGACCGCGAAAAACTCGCGCACGCTTTGGCGGCGGAAATGCAAAAACAGGGGCGAAATATCCCCTGCCTGATTCAGGTCAATACGGGCGCAGAAGACCAGAAGGTCGGCATCGCCCCCGAAAATCTTAGTCAATTTCTGAAATTCTGCCGCGAAGATTGCCGCCTTGATATCCGGGGTTTGATGTGCATCCCCCCCGTCGATGAGCCCGCCGCACTGCACTTCGCTCTTCTTAAAAAACTCGCGGAGGAAAACGGCGTCAAAGACCTCAGCATGGGCATGAGCGCTGATTACGAAAAGGCCATCCCGCTGGGCGCAACCTACATCCGCATCGGAACAGCCCTCTTCGGCCCCCGTCTTTAA
- a CDS encoding winged helix-turn-helix domain-containing protein has protein sequence MDKEHPTRWTLYADPGSCVFLADFLKNSGFQEKIKLEPATDTNGVIRAEAVNLPPLTFKTPVRLGELLDTLNKTKPSDPKNRNVIDHKAFTLDKAFGTLNLKKSPKSQEIRLTEKEVAVIDYLYSNSHRIVSRKELLTAVWDYAESVETHTLETHIYRLRQKIEADPSDPQILCTNENGYTLKE, from the coding sequence ATGGACAAAGAACATCCTACCCGATGGACCCTGTACGCAGACCCCGGCTCATGCGTATTTCTCGCCGATTTCCTCAAAAATTCCGGGTTTCAGGAAAAGATAAAACTGGAGCCCGCCACGGACACGAACGGGGTAATCCGGGCCGAAGCGGTGAACCTCCCTCCCCTGACATTCAAAACTCCGGTCAGACTGGGCGAATTGCTGGACACACTAAACAAAACAAAACCAAGCGATCCCAAAAACAGGAACGTAATCGATCACAAGGCCTTTACCCTGGACAAAGCGTTCGGAACCCTGAATCTGAAAAAGTCCCCAAAATCACAAGAAATAAGGCTGACGGAAAAGGAAGTTGCAGTTATTGATTATCTCTACAGCAACAGCCATCGCATCGTATCGCGCAAGGAGTTACTGACCGCAGTCTGGGATTACGCTGAAAGCGTTGAAACCCACACGCTGGAAACTCACATTTACCGTCTGCGCCAGAAAATCGAAGCCGACCCCTCGGACCCGCAAATACTCTGCACCAACGAAAATGGCTACACGCTGAAAGAATAG
- a CDS encoding Smr/MutS family protein, which translates to MTEDIHKVPFYKKTNIDETSLWLKETFDVKKLESPNYIQTKTRSKIKTKTLLENTAITVSYNQKNEYFSAQITNSKVKKTYSKKKKRENLPRIDHQIDLHYLSQAQSYEVIIAGLQYAYDNNKTCVLIITGKGSIKSKDSDTTKGILRKNVPKWLESHTLSKIILKVCPADNSHGGEGALYVQLRKKPKLKANTDWPY; encoded by the coding sequence ATGACTGAGGATATTCACAAAGTGCCGTTTTACAAAAAGACAAATATAGACGAAACAAGCCTATGGCTTAAAGAAACCTTTGACGTAAAAAAGTTGGAATCACCAAATTACATACAGACAAAAACTAGATCAAAAATAAAAACAAAAACATTATTAGAAAATACGGCCATCACTGTTTCATATAATCAAAAAAATGAATATTTTTCAGCACAGATAACAAATAGCAAAGTAAAAAAAACCTATAGCAAAAAGAAAAAAAGGGAAAATCTGCCCAGAATAGACCACCAAATCGACCTGCATTATTTAAGTCAGGCCCAGTCTTATGAAGTTATTATTGCAGGATTGCAATACGCATACGACAATAACAAGACTTGTGTTCTCATCATAACAGGAAAAGGCTCAATAAAAAGCAAGGATTCCGATACAACTAAGGGAATACTTCGTAAGAATGTGCCAAAATGGTTGGAGAGTCATACCTTAAGCAAAATTATTTTAAAAGTATGTCCAGCAGATAACTCCCACGGCGGAGAGGGCGCATTATATGTACAGTTAAGAAAAAAACCTAAACTTAAAGCCAACACTGACTGGCCGTATTAA
- the hslU gene encoding ATP-dependent protease ATPase subunit HslU: MTDKSKHPSSTTVASFSPREIVSELDRFIIGQKEAKRAVAIALRNRWRRSQLDPALQEEVYPKNILMIGPTGVGKTEIARRLAKLAQAPFIKVEATKFTEVGYVGKDVESIIRDLTEVAIRMTQDTLRKSVIAQAEIYAEERILDALVGQTAGEGTRAAFREKLRKGELSGREVDIDVRDSGNPMGGMLDIPGMPGASMGMINMNDIFGKAFGGDRKKRKKMSVEDSYEVLIEEEADKLLDQDKIVSTALDMVQQSGIVFIDEVDKIAARQDLRGGDVSREGVQRDLLPLIEGTTVATKHGPVKTDHILFIASGAFHYAKPSDLLAELQGRLPIRVELRALTREDFTRILKETEASLIMQYKALIGTEKVTLEFEEEAIDEIARLAFEINENVENIGARRLHTVMEKLLEEISFTASDRGGESVKITADYVRKNVEELVKSADLSKFIL; encoded by the coding sequence ATGACAGACAAATCAAAACATCCGTCTTCCACCACCGTTGCTTCGTTTTCCCCCCGCGAGATCGTCTCGGAACTTGACCGTTTTATCATCGGGCAGAAGGAGGCCAAGCGGGCGGTGGCTATCGCGCTTCGGAACCGCTGGCGGCGCAGCCAGCTTGATCCCGCTTTGCAGGAGGAGGTTTACCCCAAGAATATCCTGATGATCGGGCCGACGGGGGTGGGGAAGACGGAGATTGCCCGTCGGCTGGCTAAGCTGGCGCAAGCGCCGTTTATCAAGGTGGAGGCTACGAAATTTACCGAGGTGGGTTATGTGGGCAAGGATGTTGAGTCCATCATCCGTGATTTGACTGAGGTCGCTATCCGCATGACGCAGGATACCCTGCGGAAATCGGTCATCGCGCAGGCGGAGATTTATGCTGAGGAGCGTATTCTGGATGCTCTGGTCGGGCAGACGGCGGGCGAGGGGACGCGGGCGGCTTTCCGGGAAAAGTTGAGGAAAGGCGAATTGAGCGGGCGCGAGGTTGATATTGATGTTCGGGACAGCGGAAACCCCATGGGTGGAATGCTCGATATTCCCGGGATGCCTGGTGCCTCCATGGGTATGATCAATATGAACGATATTTTCGGCAAGGCGTTCGGCGGCGACCGCAAGAAGCGCAAGAAAATGAGCGTTGAGGACAGCTATGAGGTTTTGATCGAGGAGGAGGCGGATAAGCTTCTCGATCAGGATAAAATCGTTTCCACCGCGTTGGATATGGTCCAGCAAAGCGGGATCGTGTTCATCGACGAGGTGGACAAGATCGCAGCGCGGCAGGATTTGCGAGGGGGCGATGTTTCCCGCGAGGGGGTGCAGAGGGATTTGCTGCCCCTGATCGAGGGGACGACCGTGGCGACCAAGCACGGGCCGGTGAAGACGGATCATATCCTGTTTATTGCCAGCGGGGCGTTTCATTATGCCAAGCCTTCGGATTTGCTGGCTGAACTGCAGGGGCGTTTGCCGATCCGGGTTGAGTTGCGGGCGCTCACCCGGGAGGATTTTACGCGTATCCTGAAGGAAACCGAGGCCAGTTTGATCATGCAATACAAGGCGTTGATCGGGACCGAGAAAGTGACCCTGGAGTTCGAGGAAGAGGCGATCGATGAAATCGCTCGCTTGGCCTTTGAAATTAACGAAAATGTCGAGAATATCGGTGCCCGGCGGCTTCATACGGTTATGGAAAAACTTCTTGAGGAGATCAGTTTTACGGCCAGCGACCGGGGCGGAGAGAGCGTTAAGATCACGGCCGATTATGTTCGCAAGAATGTCGAGGAGCTTGTCAAATCGGCCGATTTGAGCAAGTTTATTCTTTGA
- a CDS encoding TerC family protein has protein sequence MEEVSLTFGQEAFMWAVFFVIVPVVLYLDLHVFNKKDHVIGLEESLRMSGAYFGLGLLFGLYVWYNMGDDHALNYYTAFVIEYSLSLDNLFVITVIFSTFAIPKEYQHRVLVWGIIGVILMRGVMIGAGAAIVHQYSWVLLLFAAILIVTGIKMLMMKSHDEEIDSFEDKAYVKFLKKHINFTTELHGHDFWVQKKISETSEKMGWFATPLLLALVIVEVTDLMFAFDSIPAVLAITTEPYVVYASNIFAILGLRALFFAVENLLSRFILMKYALSIVLIFIGGKVFYNEYVGHISPAISLAITLFILLSGMVFSVLITSSRESAQANSQGNEKH, from the coding sequence ATGGAAGAAGTATCGCTGACGTTCGGCCAAGAAGCTTTTATGTGGGCCGTCTTTTTTGTGATTGTCCCTGTCGTATTATATCTCGATCTTCATGTTTTCAATAAAAAAGACCATGTGATCGGGCTGGAGGAAAGTCTGAGAATGAGCGGCGCCTACTTCGGCCTCGGCCTGCTCTTTGGCCTGTATGTCTGGTATAATATGGGCGACGACCACGCCCTGAACTACTATACGGCCTTCGTCATCGAATATTCCCTTTCTCTCGACAATCTGTTTGTCATAACGGTAATTTTCTCGACCTTCGCCATCCCGAAGGAATACCAGCACCGTGTTTTGGTATGGGGCATCATCGGCGTGATTCTGATGCGCGGGGTGATGATCGGCGCGGGCGCAGCGATAGTTCACCAATATTCCTGGGTGTTGCTGCTGTTTGCGGCGATCCTGATAGTGACCGGAATAAAAATGCTGATGATGAAAAGCCACGATGAAGAAATTGATAGCTTCGAAGACAAGGCATATGTCAAGTTTTTGAAAAAACACATTAATTTCACCACAGAGCTTCACGGCCACGATTTCTGGGTTCAGAAAAAAATCTCCGAAACATCCGAAAAGATGGGCTGGTTTGCAACTCCCCTTCTCCTCGCCCTGGTCATTGTGGAAGTCACCGACCTGATGTTCGCCTTCGACAGCATCCCGGCAGTCTTGGCGATTACAACCGAACCCTATGTTGTTTACGCCAGCAATATTTTCGCCATCCTAGGCTTGCGGGCCTTGTTTTTCGCCGTGGAAAATCTTCTAAGCCGCTTTATCTTGATGAAATACGCCCTCTCAATCGTACTCATCTTTATCGGCGGCAAGGTTTTCTATAACGAATATGTCGGCCATATCAGTCCTGCGATTTCGCTGGCCATCACGCTGTTCATCCTTCTGTCAGGAATGGTCTTCTCCGTCCTGATTACCAGTAGCCGGGAAAGCGCCCAAGCCAATTCTCAGGGGAATGAAAAACACTAG
- the hslV gene encoding ATP-dependent protease subunit HslV, whose amino-acid sequence MIYPSLDYAKAQNWRGTTILSVRKGGVVVVAGDGQVSMGPTILKANARKVRRLGRDNNIIAGFAGSTADAFTLFERLEAKLEAHPGQLTRACVELAKDWRTDRYLRRLEALMAVADKETSLILTGNGDVVEPQDGVIGIGSGGNYALAAARALYDREDLSAEDIAHKAMKIAADICVYTNENVVVETL is encoded by the coding sequence ATGATATATCCATCCCTTGATTATGCGAAGGCGCAGAACTGGCGCGGAACCACAATCCTTTCCGTCCGCAAGGGCGGCGTTGTCGTTGTGGCCGGAGACGGTCAGGTCTCTATGGGCCCGACGATTCTGAAGGCTAATGCGCGGAAAGTGCGGCGACTCGGGCGGGATAATAACATTATCGCGGGTTTTGCCGGATCGACCGCCGATGCGTTTACTTTGTTCGAGCGGCTGGAGGCCAAGCTGGAGGCGCATCCGGGACAGTTAACCCGGGCGTGCGTGGAGTTGGCCAAGGATTGGCGGACGGACCGTTATCTGCGACGTCTGGAAGCTCTGATGGCTGTGGCGGATAAGGAGACTTCCCTGATTTTGACGGGCAACGGTGATGTTGTGGAGCCGCAGGATGGCGTGATCGGGATCGGGTCGGGCGGCAATTATGCGCTTGCGGCGGCGCGGGCGCTTTATGACCGTGAAGACCTCAGTGCTGAAGATATCGCGCACAAAGCGATGAAAATTGCGGCTGATATCTGCGTTTATACCAACGAGAATGTTGTCGTTGAAACTCTTTGA
- the hisB gene encoding imidazoleglycerol-phosphate dehydratase HisB — MPKDKSGRARQASVTRKTRETSVSVTVNLDGAGVFDIKTGVGFFDHMLEQLAKHALIDLTIKAEGDLHIDAHHTVEDTGITLGQAIKQALGDKTGIRRYGHFDLVMDEARSTVALDLSNRPYLIWDVRFSLQRLGDMDTELFQEFFNALAQSAGITLHCENRYGTNNHHIIESLFKAFARALRMAMETDPRNTDTLPSTKGAL, encoded by the coding sequence ATGCCCAAAGATAAAAGCGGCAGGGCGCGGCAAGCGTCCGTAACCCGCAAAACCAGGGAAACCAGCGTATCCGTCACAGTCAATCTGGACGGGGCAGGGGTCTTTGACATAAAAACGGGAGTAGGGTTCTTCGACCATATGCTCGAACAACTCGCCAAACACGCCCTCATTGACCTGACCATAAAAGCCGAAGGCGATTTACATATCGACGCCCATCACACCGTCGAAGATACCGGAATAACCCTCGGACAAGCTATAAAGCAAGCGCTCGGCGATAAAACCGGAATCCGCCGCTACGGTCATTTCGACCTTGTGATGGACGAAGCCCGCTCAACCGTTGCCCTCGATCTTTCGAACAGACCTTATCTCATTTGGGATGTCCGCTTCTCGCTCCAGCGGCTGGGCGATATGGACACCGAACTCTTTCAGGAGTTTTTCAACGCCCTCGCCCAAAGCGCAGGAATCACACTCCACTGCGAAAACCGCTACGGGACAAACAATCACCACATCATCGAAAGCCTGTTCAAGGCCTTTGCCCGCGCACTGCGTATGGCCATGGAAACGGATCCTCGCAACACCGACACACTCCCAAGCACCAAGGGCGCTCTGTAA
- the hisD gene encoding histidinol dehydrogenase: MTVAFYRWNETDDATRLRILRRAQADIEAVTEQVRPIILDVRERGDAALIDYAKKFEGASLSSLKASDEEFDAAERQLDERLKQAIRRCVKNVKAFHAEQMRRVERQWMVEVESGVWAGEQVAPIDSVGLYVPRGKGAFPSALYMLAVPAVIAGVGEIVIVSPPMAEGTTDAATLFTARLCGVENVYKCGGAQAIAALAYGTKSVPKVRKVLGPGSPYVAAAKKLLSDMIDPGMPAGPSESIVLADESADPDNTILDILNEAEHGMDSAALLVTHHEPLAVYVRDNMSKVIESLPEPHRGICRHVMRDYGGIVLTDSLQESLEFANLYAPEHLHLKVKNGQDMVEGIRNAGEILVGEYTPSSLGNYGIGVNHVLPTGGWAHTYSCTSVWDFLKRTSISRCDKEGFLALKEDVETLAAYEGFPAHGDVLRKRKI, from the coding sequence ATGACTGTTGCATTTTACCGCTGGAACGAGACCGATGATGCCACGCGGCTGCGCATTTTGCGGCGGGCGCAGGCGGATATTGAGGCGGTGACCGAGCAGGTGCGTCCGATCATTCTTGATGTTCGTGAGCGCGGAGATGCGGCGCTTATCGATTATGCGAAAAAGTTCGAAGGGGCTTCATTATCCTCGCTTAAGGCCTCTGATGAAGAATTCGACGCCGCTGAACGCCAACTGGACGAGCGCCTGAAACAGGCGATCCGGCGATGCGTGAAAAACGTGAAGGCGTTTCATGCGGAACAAATGCGGCGGGTCGAGCGACAGTGGATGGTGGAGGTCGAGTCGGGCGTGTGGGCGGGTGAGCAGGTGGCGCCGATTGACTCTGTGGGGCTGTACGTGCCGCGGGGCAAGGGGGCTTTTCCGTCTGCACTTTATATGCTGGCCGTACCTGCCGTCATTGCGGGAGTCGGGGAGATCGTCATCGTCAGCCCGCCGATGGCGGAGGGGACCACTGATGCCGCGACCCTGTTTACGGCGCGTTTGTGCGGGGTTGAGAATGTCTATAAATGCGGGGGCGCGCAGGCGATTGCCGCTTTAGCTTACGGCACGAAGAGTGTTCCCAAGGTTCGAAAAGTTCTGGGGCCGGGCAGTCCGTATGTGGCAGCGGCTAAGAAGCTTTTGTCCGATATGATTGATCCGGGGATGCCGGCCGGACCTTCCGAGTCCATTGTTCTTGCGGATGAGAGTGCGGATCCGGACAATACGATTCTTGATATTCTTAACGAGGCTGAGCATGGGATGGATTCGGCGGCCTTGCTGGTTACCCATCACGAGCCTCTCGCCGTGTATGTGCGGGACAATATGTCAAAAGTGATTGAGTCCTTGCCGGAGCCGCACCGAGGGATTTGTCGCCATGTTATGCGCGATTACGGAGGTATCGTTTTGACCGACAGTTTGCAGGAGTCGCTGGAATTTGCCAACCTGTACGCGCCGGAACACCTGCATTTAAAGGTTAAAAACGGCCAGGATATGGTTGAGGGCATTAGGAATGCCGGGGAAATTCTTGTCGGGGAATATACGCCCTCCTCTCTGGGTAATTATGGAATTGGTGTTAATCATGTGTTACCGACTGGTGGGTGGGCGCATACCTACTCCTGTACTTCTGTTTGGGATTTTCTGAAGCGTACGTCGATTTCCCGGTGCGATAAAGAAGGATTTCTGGCCCTTAAGGAGGATGTTGAGACTCTGGCTGCCTACGAAGGGTTTCCGGCGCATGGCGATGTCTTGAGGAAGCGCAAGATTTGA
- the hisH gene encoding imidazole glycerol phosphate synthase subunit HisH, with product MAKETVVIIDYGSGNLRSAAKAFERVGRDESLDLDVRVSKDPDDIRKATRIVLPGQGAFGDCMHGLSEIPGMIETLKETVKKNATPFLGICVGMQLMATRGLEHGAHAGLNWIEGEVVPIQTDDPSLKIPHMGWNDLAFPSASIQQDNRHFVLRNISSVDNFYFVHSFVFKCKQTHHVLALTDYGGFQNAIVGRDNMIGVQFHPEKSQKAGLRLIANFLEWKP from the coding sequence ATGGCAAAAGAAACTGTTGTGATCATCGACTACGGCTCGGGCAATCTGCGCTCGGCGGCCAAGGCCTTCGAGCGGGTCGGGCGCGATGAATCCCTTGATCTCGATGTAAGAGTCTCAAAAGACCCCGATGATATTCGCAAGGCCACACGAATTGTGCTTCCGGGGCAGGGCGCTTTCGGCGACTGTATGCATGGCCTTTCAGAAATTCCGGGCATGATAGAAACGCTCAAGGAGACCGTAAAGAAAAACGCCACGCCTTTTCTGGGAATCTGCGTGGGGATGCAACTCATGGCCACCCGCGGTCTCGAGCACGGCGCCCATGCGGGATTGAACTGGATCGAAGGCGAAGTGGTGCCTATACAAACCGATGACCCGTCCCTGAAAATCCCGCATATGGGCTGGAATGATCTCGCGTTTCCCTCGGCATCCATCCAGCAGGACAACCGCCATTTTGTGCTCCGCAACATAAGTTCTGTAGATAATTTCTACTTTGTTCACTCTTTTGTGTTCAAATGTAAGCAGACGCATCACGTTCTGGCCCTGACGGATTACGGCGGTTTTCAAAATGCGATCGTCGGCAGGGATAATATGATCGGTGTGCAGTTTCACCCCGAAAAAAGCCAGAAGGCAGGACTGAGGTTAATTGCAAATTTTCTGGAATGGAAACCATAA
- a CDS encoding GNAT family N-acetyltransferase: MNEKKNVKTLPPVLKVEHLNTLNRGDLNDLCDATNAAIESGGGFGWVRPPERDVLERYWQGVVTMPSRILFVARLDGVICGTCQLLKPPQNNEAQSFAVQLTTNFVAPWARGHGLAKMLLDEVEKYALEQGYAVINLDVRETMSAAISLYEKQGYTRIGFHPCYARAEGKILKGFYYYKVIDAKAVQQEP; the protein is encoded by the coding sequence ATGAACGAGAAAAAAAACGTCAAGACTCTGCCACCCGTCTTGAAAGTTGAGCATTTGAATACCCTCAACCGCGGCGACTTGAACGACCTGTGCGATGCGACCAACGCAGCCATCGAAAGTGGTGGCGGTTTCGGCTGGGTTCGCCCCCCCGAACGCGATGTCCTCGAACGATACTGGCAGGGCGTGGTCACCATGCCATCACGCATACTTTTTGTCGCACGTCTTGATGGCGTCATTTGCGGAACCTGTCAGCTCCTCAAGCCTCCCCAGAACAACGAGGCGCAGAGCTTCGCCGTTCAACTGACCACCAACTTCGTCGCGCCATGGGCGAGGGGACATGGGCTGGCAAAAATGCTCCTCGATGAAGTCGAGAAATACGCGCTTGAACAGGGATACGCCGTCATCAACCTCGACGTGCGGGAAACCATGAGCGCAGCGATAAGCCTTTACGAAAAGCAGGGCTACACCCGAATCGGGTTTCACCCCTGTTACGCCCGCGCAGAGGGTAAAATTCTTAAGGGGTTTTATTACTACAAGGTCATAGACGCCAAAGCCGTTCAACAAGAACCTTGA